From a single Brassica oleracea var. oleracea cultivar TO1000 chromosome C5, BOL, whole genome shotgun sequence genomic region:
- the LOC106295235 gene encoding delta(24)-sterol reductase, translated as MSDLQAPLVRPKRKKTWVDYFVKFRWIIVIFVVLPISATLYFLIYLGDMWSESKSYEKRRKEHDQNVAKVIKRLKERDAAKDGLVCTARKPWIAVGMRNVDYKRARHFEVDLGEFRNILEINKEKMIARVEPLVNMGQISRATVPMNLSLAVVAELDDLTVGGLINGYGIEGSSHLYGLFADTVVAYEIVLAGGELVRATKDNEYSDLFYAIPWSQGTLGLLVAAEIKLIPVKEYMRLTYIPVKGDLQTLAQGYMDSFAPKDGDTSKIPDFVEGMVYNPTEGVMMVGTYASKEEAKKKGNKINNVGWWFKPWFYQHAQTALKKGEFVEYIPTREYYHRHTRCLYWEGKLILPFGDQFWFRFLFGWLMPPKVSLLKATQGEAIRNYYHDMHVIQDMLVPLYKVGDALEWVHREMEVYPIWLCPHKLYKAPIKQQIYPEPGFEYERRQGDTEDAQMYTDVGVYYAPGPVLRGEEFDGSEAVRKMEKWLIENGGFQPQYAVSELDEKSFWRMFDGDLYEHCRKKYRAVGTFMSVYYKSKKGRKTEKEVREAEQAHLETAYAEAD; from the exons ATGTCGGATCTTCAAGCACCGCTCGTAAGGCCCAAGAGAAAGAAGACATGGGTCGACTACTTCGTCAAGTTCAGATGGATCATCGTCATCTTCGTCGTCCTCCCAATCTCAGCCACGCTCTACTTCCTCATCTACCTCGGAGACATGTGGTCAGAGTCCAAATCCTACGAGAAACGCCGCAAGGAACACGACCAGAACGTCGCCAAAGTCATCAAACGCCTCAAGGAGAGAGACGCCGCCAAGGACGGACTCGTCTGCACCGCGCGCAAGCCTTGGATCGCCGTCGGGATGAGGAACGTCGACTACAAGAGAGCGCGACACTTCGAGGTAGACTTGGGAGAGTTCCGCAACATCCTAGAGATCAACAAGGAGAAAATGATCGCTAGAGTTGAGCCTCTCGTCAACATGGGACAGATCTCTCGCGCTACCGTCCCCATGAACCTCTCTCTCGCTGTTGTCGCTGAGCTTGATGATCTCACCGTTGGTGGACTCATTAACGGTTACGGTATTGAAGGAAGCTCTCACCTCTACGGTCTCTTTGCAGATACCGTCGTGGCTTACGAGATTGTTCTAGCTGGTGGTGAACTTGTCCGTGCTACTAAGGATAACGAGTACTCTGATCTCTTCTACGCGATCCCTTGGTCTCAAGGAACTCTCGGGCTCCTTGTTGCAGCCGAGATCAAGCTTATACCGGTTAAGGAGTACATGAGACTCACTTACATACCGGTTAAAGGAGATCTTCAAACCTTAGCTCAAGGCTACATGGACTCATTCGCGCCTAAAGATGGAGACACGTCGAAGATCCCTGACTTCGTCGAAGGCATGGTTTACAATCCGACGGAAGGTGTGATGATGGTTGGAACATACGCGTCTAAAGAAGAGGCCAAGAAGAAAGGGAACAAGATCAACAACGTTGGGTGGTGGTTCAAGCCGTGGTTCTACCAGCACGCGCAGACCGCGCTGAAGAAGGGGGAGTTTGTTGAGTATATTCCTACTCGTGAGTACTACCATAGGCACACGAGGTGCTTGTACTGGGAAGGGAAGCTGATTCTTCCTTTTGGTGATCAGTTTTGGTTTAGGTTCCTCTTTGGTTGGTTGATGCCTCCAAAGGTCTCTCTTCTTAAGGCCACTCAAGGTGAAGCTATCAGAAACTATTACCATGATATGCATGTGATTCAGGACATGCTTGTTCCTCTTTACAAGGTTGGTGATGCTCTCGAATGGGTCCACCGCGAAATGGAG GTGTATCCGATTTGGCTTTGCCCGCACAAGCTCTACAAGGCACCAATCAAACAGCAGATTTACCCTGAGCCAGGTTTTGAGTACGAGAGGAGACAAGGAGACACTGAAGATGCTCAGATGTACACTGACGTTGGAGTGTACTACGCACCAGGTCCTGTCCTAAGAGGTGAAGAGTTTGATGGATCGGAAGCTGTGCGTAAGATGGAGAAATGGCTGATAGAGAACGGCGGGTTCCAGCCTCAGTACGCTGTGTCTGAGCTTGATGAGAAGAGCTTCTGGAGGATGTTTGATGGTGACTTGTACGAGCATTGCCGCAAGAAGTATAGAGCAGTTGGAACGTTCATGAGTGTTTACTACAAGTCGAAGAAAGGAAGGAAGACTGAGAAAGAAGTTAGAGAAGCAGAGCAAGCTCATCTCGAAACAGCTTATGCTGAGGCAGATTAA